From the Armatimonadota bacterium genome, the window AAGGTCATCAACCCCGCGTTCGATGTGACGCCTGCGCAGCTGGTAAGCGCAATTATCACCGAGGAGGGCATTGCCCGACCACCATATGCTGATTCGCTGGCTCGGATGGTGGCAAAACGTTCGGGGGAGGTTCGGTGATGGGGGAACTGCTCGCTGAGAAGTTGATACGCAACATTCCCGATTTTCCGCAGCCCGGGGTGCTTTTCCGCGACATCACGCCTGTGCTACAGAACCCACAGGCGCTGCGTGAAGTGGTAGAGAAGATGACCGAATATGCTCGCAGCCGCCAGCCCGATGTGATTGTGGGCATCGAGTCGCGTGGGTTCGTGTTTGGTATCCCGATTGCGCTGGAGCTGGGCGTGGGTTTCGTACCGGTACGCAAATTAGGCAAACTGCCGTATAAAAAGATTGTAGAGGAGTATGCGCTAGAGTACGGCACCAACGCGATGGAGATACACGTGGACGCCGTACAACCCGGACAGCGTGTGGTGATTGTAGATGACCTGCTGGCAACTGGTGGCACTGCCGCTGCGGCGGCGCGGCTGGTGGAGCGTCTGGGCGGAGTGGTTGCCGGCTTTGACTTTCTGATTGAGCTGGAGTTCCTGAAGGGGCGGAAGGTGTTGCATGGCTACGACGTATCCACCCTCATCCGCTTCCCGTAGCATCTTGAACCGCCTGTTTGCCCTGGACGAACGCGGCAGCACGGTGCAGCGTGAGGTTATCGCCGGGCTTGCCACGTTCATGACGATGGCGTACATCATCTTCGTGAACCCGTTGGTGCTGAAGACAGCAGGAATGCCTGTCGAGGCAGTCGCCGCTGCCACCTGTATCGCCGCCGCTATCCCCACGCTTCTTATGGGTTTGTGGGCGAACTATCCCTTTGCGCTTGCCAGCGGGATGGGGCTGAACGCCGCGCTCGCTATGCACGCTACGCAACCGGGCATGGACTGGCAGACCATGATGGGCGTCATCGTAGTGGAAGGCGCGATCGTCACCGTGCTGGTACTGACCCGCGTGCGCGAACAGGTCATGCAGGCTATCCCTATGAACCTCAAACGCGCTATCGGAGTGGGCATTGGTATCTTCATCGCCTTTTTAGGGTTGCAACATGCGGGCTGGGTGCTGAAAGGTGCCGGAAGCGTTTACCTCACACACGGTGTGTTCACCACCAAAGGCACGCTGGTCTCCACCATGGGTGTGCTGTTGATGATGCTGTTGCTGGCGTTTCGGGTGCGTGGGGCGATTCTGCTGGGCATTTTGGGGACGGCGGCGGTGGCGTGGGTAGCCGATGTACTCACGCCGGGATCTACCCGATTGACCACCCTGCCCGAACGGTGGCTGGCGATGCCCGATTTCTCTACCTTCGGGCAGGCGAACGTTGTGGGGGCGTTGCAACCTGCTCTGGTAGGCGTCATCTTCGCCTTCCTTATCACCGACTTCTTCGACACGATGGGCACGGTCATCGGCATTGGTGGGCAAGCAGGCTTTCTGGACGAGCGCGGCAATTTGCCCCGCCTCAACCGCGTACTGCTAACCGACTCGCTGGCGGCGGTGTGGGGCGGGTTGTGCGGCGCAAGTTCTGTCACCACCTACATCGAAAGCGCGGCGGGCATCAGCGAAGGTGGGCGCACGGGGCTCACTGCGGTGGTGGTGGGTGTGCTGTTCCTGCTGAGCCTGTTGTTTGCGCCTCTGGTGGGGGCTGTGCCCTCGGTGGCTACCGCTCCTGCGCTGATTATCGTCGGCTACCTGATGATGAGTGTCGTGCGGGAGATGGACTTCCAGACGCCGGAACATGGCATTCCTGCATTTCTCACTATGCTACTTATCCCGTTGACACAGAGCATCTCCTTTGGTATTGGCGTGGGGTTTATCTCGCATGTGGTAGTGATGCTGTTGCGCGGCAGGGGGCGCGAAGTCTCGCCGTGGATGTACGGTATCGCCCTGCTGTTCGCCATCAGCTTCGTGTGGGGGGCTTAAGTGAGCCCTCTTCTCCCATAGGGGAGAAGAGGGTGGTCATGCTCTGGTTCACGGCTGGTCGTGCCACCAGTACTTCACCCACACGTCTGTCCACACGGTGGGCCAGGGCTTGCACAGTTCGCGATAGGGCATGAACTTCGCATGTCCATCCAGATATGCCCAGTTTTGCCCCTGCGTATGGCGTGTGTGGCTGTTCGGGTTGATAGGGGTTGGGTTGCCTACGCAGGCGCCAATGCTACTGATGCCCTGCCAACACTCGTCGCAGTTGATTGCTTGCAGGGGATAACCCGGATAGTTAGCAAAAGGTGCCCGCCAGGCGTCCATATCCTTATGCTGACCGTCCATCAGCATTACTTTTGTCGCCGGTGAGACCACCGCCGCCAGCGGGACAGGCGGGAAGACACTCAGGCAGCCCAGTTCGCCCTGCGCGGCGGACTCCACGTGGTTGGGGTTGGTGAGCGTATACACGTTCCAGCCGTAGCTGAACGGACGTCCTTTACCGGTGTCGCCGGGGAAACACATGAAGTCTGGATATGCCCAGCCGTTCCACCGGCACTGACCACCTGCTGGCACATTGCCGTCCGCTGTCCACACCACCACGCCCGTTGCCTGCACGTTGGCGCTGTTGCACCAGAAGATGTCCAGGTTCTTCAGGTACGGGGCGATTTTGGTCTCGATGCGGGCGTTCACGTTGCGCCGCCCGCAGGGACCGTAATGCCCCAGAGCGCCGCCGGGGTTGGGCCAGATGGAGTGGTCACGCGGAAGGGTTTCGTCGTAGTCTTGGGTATACATGATGACGCCCAGACCAATCTGCTTCACGTTGCTCAGACAAGCAGACTGACGGGCTTTCTCCCGTGCCTGTGCGAACACGGGGAAGAGGATGGCTGCCAGTATCGCGATAATCGCGATGACCACAAGCAGCTCGATGAGTGTAAACGCGCGCTTCATAGGTCTCAACCTCCTTAGGATGTATCAGATTGGACGGCAGGGTACCTGCCGGAATTACCATGATGCTAACTCCTCCGTGACGAATCACGCACCACCAGATGCGCCTTCAGCAACACCTGCTGGGGGGCGACCGATGGGTTCTCGATACGTCGGAGCAAAAACTCCCATCCCAATCGGCACATCTCCGCGACCGGCTGTACCACTGTGCTCAATGGACGCTCCAGGTATTCGGTGTCCATGATGCCGTCACAGCCCACGATGGCTACATCGTCTGGCACGCGGATGCCACGCTCGCACAGAGCACGGTACGCGCCGATTGCCATCTCATCGTTGAAACAGAACAAGCCGTCGGGACAGGGGTACTCGTCCAGATACTCATGCATGCGCTGGCGCGCGCTGGGACGTGAGGACTGCTCCGCCACAATAACTAACGGCTCCAGCCCCGACTGCTGCATCACGAAGGTATAACCATCATAGCGGGCGTCGCCAACGTGGTTACCGTACTCACACACCAGATAAGCCGGACGCCGACACCCTGTCTGCAACAGATGTTGCACTGCCTCTGTCGCACCCGAGTACAGGTCCACTCCAACAAAGTCGCCCTCTTCCACATAGTACGCGCCGATGCTTACCAGCGGGGTGCGCACCATCGGATTCGCCTCGCGATACGCGCGCACACAGCGCGGCGAATCCAGCGCGATGATGCCGTCCACCTGCCATTGTGGAAACTTCTCACAGTAGGCACGCCAGTCGGGATGTTTCACCATATCCGTTACAATGAGCTCAAAGCCGTAGGGGCGCATCTGGTCCATCAACAGGTTCACCACTTCCGTATGGTAAGGCGCCAGTGTCTCTGCCCATAACGAGATGATGTCGGTCTTGCCTGTGACTAACGCACGCGCTACCCGGTTCGGGCGGTAGCCCATTTCTCGCGCCGTTTCCAGCACCTTTTGCCTCGTCGCCTCCGAGATGAACGCGCTTTCCCGTCCGCTCAGCACCTTCGACACCGTTGCCGTGGACAGATTTAACCGATTCGCAATGTCCTTGATGGTGACTCGCATCGTTCCACCAGTAAGTAAAAGATTAACGGCAATCGTCTAACGGTAAACGATTAACTATCTTTAGAATACTCTTCTCCGCCATGTTTGTCAAGGGGTTTCGCACGATTTTTGGAGAGAAACTCGTGAAAATGCAAGGGACTGCCGGTAGATGCAACGGTGTCAGCTTCGCATAGGGTACGTGCCCCTCAAGGATGCAGGTGTGTCCCCATCTCGCCGTGTGCGTGTTTCCCGATAGCGTGGGTGCCTCACCCAACGGATGTTCGGAGTCTACATGCACGGTTGCGTATGGGAATGGCTATCGTCTGAGTGATGGTGATGCATTGTACACTGAATTTAGCACAACTATACTCCAAAATGCTAGGGATTCATCGTGGACGGGTGCACCTGCACCTGGAGGGGGATCTCGAACCTGAACGCATCTGATATAATAACGCTGGTGATGCAACATGGCGGTGCAAACTGCAACCCACAAGAAAATCGTCTACCCAGAAAGCGATGGCAAGCCCATAGCGGACAATACGAAGCAACTGGAAACCATCGTCTACCTCTATGACAACCTCTGTGCCCTGTTTGCCGACCGCGAAGATGTGTTCGTCGCCGCCGACCTGCTGTGGTATCCCGTAGAGGGCAGACCCGACATCCGCACTGCCCCCGATGTGATGGTGGTGTTCGGGCGTCCCAAAGGGCATCGCGGCAGTTACAAGCAGTGGGAGGAGGCAGACATCGCACCGCAGGTGGTGTTTGAGGTGCTCTCACCGGGCAACCGTCCTTCGGAATTAATAGAGAAGTTCGGTTTTTACGAGCGGTATGGTGTAGAGGAGTATTACCTGTATGACCCTGACCGGGGTATTTTGGAGGGCTGGATACGTTCGGACGGGCATTTTTCGCCGGTTCGGGAGATGGAGGGCTGGGTAAGTGCTCGTTTGGGTGTGCGTTTCACTCTGGAGGATGGCGAGCTGGTGTTATATCGCCCTGACGGAGAGCGTTTTGTGCCTTATGTGGAGTTGCGCAGGCGTTTGGACGAGGCGACCCGGCGAGCGGAACGTTTGGCGCAACGCCTGCGCGAGTTGGGGATAGACCCTGAGCAGGTGTAACACGGGCTGTCTGCCTCGCTCACACTCCGCGTGGCAGACAGCCTTCTATCCTACAACTTCCAGATGTGGGACGCAGAAAACGCCTTGAGCGCGTTGCGCGTGTCCACAACTAGCTTCGCGTTCTCCGCGATCACCGCCCAGTCGTAACTGCTGTGGTCCGCCACTACCACTACGCAATCCGCCTGCTGTAGCCGTTCCGGAGTCAACGTCTCACTCTGCAGATGCAGATCCACATGGTCCTGCACGTGCAGGGTCGGTATGTAGGGGTCGTGGTAGCTGACTTTTGCCCCGCGCTGGTGCAAAATCTCGATGATCTTCAGTGCGGGTGACTCGCGCAGGTCTGCCACATCGCGCTTGTAGGTGACGCCCAGTATCAGGATGTCGGAGCCGTTGACGCTTTTAAAGTGCGAGTTGAGCGCGTCGTTCACCCGCGAGCAGACGTAGTAGGGCATACTGTCGTTGATAGTTGCGGAAAGCTCCACGAACTTCACATGAAAGTCGTAGTGCCGCGCTTTCCACGCCAGATAGTACGGGTCTACAGGAATACAGTGCCCGCCTAAACCGGGACCGGGGTAGAAGGTCATGAAGCCGTACGGCTTGGTGGACGCCGCTTCAATCACTTCCCATACATTCAGCCCCATACGGTTGCACAGCAGCGCGAGCTCGTTCACCAGGGCGATGTTCACACTGCGGAAGACGTTCTCGTAAATCTTGGTCATCTCTGCCGCGGTAGGCGAGGAGACGGGAACCAGCTGGTCGATGAACGCGCTGTAGAACTCGATTGCCAGCTGCGTGCACTGCTCCGTCAAACCACCCACCACTTTGGGCACCTGGCGCAGCTTGAACCGCTTATTGCCCGGGTCGATGCGTTCCGGGGAGAACACCAGCGCGAAATCGATGCCTGCCCGCAGTCCAGTGGCTTCCAGACGCGGCTTGACCAGTTCGACGGTGGTACCCGGGTAGGTAGTGCTCTCCACAATAATCAGCTGTTCCGCCCGCAGGGCGCGTGCTATGGAGTCGGTAGCGGCTTCCACTGCGCTCATATCGGGCTCTTTAGCGCGGTTGATGGGCGTGGGCACGCACACCAGCACCACATCACACTCGCGCAGGCGCACGAAATCCGCCGTAGCAATCAGCCGTCCGCTCTCGATGGCGATTTTCCATTCGTCCGGCTCTACATCCTCGATGTATCGCTCGCCCGCAGCGATCGCATCAATCTTGCGCCTGTCGATATCGAATCCGATGACGGGATAACCCGCCACCGCCGCGCCGACCGCCATCGGCAGTCCGACGTAGCCCAATCCAATAACGCCCACCTTCGCCGTGCGGGATTGTATCCGTTGTTGCAGCTGTTGCATATCTAAGACCTCCTTCATCTCCTCTTGCGCTTTACTCCTGCGGGAGAGTCGCTCCACTGCGTTGCGTATACCATTGTGTGGTAAATTGTTGATACTCTTTTCTACGCTTGATTTCCTGCCACCAGTCGGTATACGTGCAATACCACTCGACGGTCTGCTGCAAGCCCTGTTCGAACTCCCAGCGCGGCGACCAGCCCAGCGCACGCAGTCGAGAGGTGTCTACCGCGTAACGCCTATCATGCCCTGGGCGGTCTGCTACTGACTGGATAAGCGAAAGAGGCTTGCCCAGTACCTCCAGTATTTTTTCGGCAACCGAACGGTTTTTCAACAGGTTGCCCGCGCCGATATTGTACACCTCGCCCGCCTTGCCCTGATGCAGCACGGTGTCGATACCCGCACAGTGGTCTTCCACGTAAATCCAGTCTCGAATCTGCGAGCCGTCGCCATACAGAGGCAGAGGACGGTCCTCCAGCGCGTTGGTAATGAACAGCGGTATCATCTTTTCAGGATACTGGTTGGGTCCGTAGGTATTGGAGCCGCGCGTCACCAGCACGTCCAGTCCGTATGTGTGAAAGTAAGCCTGAGCCAGCAGGTCCGCCGATGCTTTACTGGCGGAGTAGGGACTGCGCGGGCGTAAGGGCGCGTCCTCACCGGCGAAGCCTTCCAGCACCTCTCCATATACCTCGTCCGTAGATACCTGGAGGAAGCGTTTGCCGCCGAACTCGCGACATGCTTCCAGCAACACATACGCGCCATAAACATCCGTCTGCAAGAAGCTGCCCGGGCTCAGGATAGAACGGTCCACATGCGTCTCTGCGGCGAAGTTCACCACCCAGTCGTGGTTGCGCACCAGGTTGCGCACCACCACCGGTTCGCGCACGTCGCCGTGATAGAAGGCGAAGCGCGGGTCGCCCATCAGGTCGGCGATGTTGGACAGGTTGCCTGCGTAGGTCAGCGCGTCCAGCACCGTCACCCGATAGTCGGGGTATTTGTTCAGTAAATAACGAGCAAAATGGCTACCGATGAATCCGGCGCCGCCGGTGACTAATACTCTCATGCTAGAACCTTTGTTGACCGGAACCGCTGTTAAGAGTATATCTGGAAAAGGGGGATGTTGGCAAGGTTAGAGAGATGTTCCAGGTCATAGCTGAAGCCGTTCCCCCGCAAACCAAACCCTGTCTGCGCGGGATCACTTATAGTCTGTCAATCGTCAATCTGGCTCCAGCTTCACCTTCTGCAGATTCATTACCGCGCCCCTCGGCATCTCGGTCACCCGTACCGACAGCGTATGCTTGCCCGCAGGTAGAGTCAGTTCGCCCAGCACAAAATCCCGAAACGCCGTCCACGAGCCGGTGGCTTCCACCGTGCTTTCCAGTCTCCCCCCGCCCTCCAAGCCAACGGTGAAGCGGCTCCCCGCGTTCTCCGGTGGACAAGCGTAGGTGACCGTCACCCGATATCTCCCCCTTGCAGGCACGGAAATGTTCCACGTTACATAATCGGAAGCGCTCGTCCAGAAGCCGATATTGTCTTTGCCGCCACCCTCCTCGTAGCGGGCGCTCTGAC encodes:
- a CDS encoding adenine phosphoribosyltransferase, with product MGELLAEKLIRNIPDFPQPGVLFRDITPVLQNPQALREVVEKMTEYARSRQPDVIVGIESRGFVFGIPIALELGVGFVPVRKLGKLPYKKIVEEYALEYGTNAMEIHVDAVQPGQRVVIVDDLLATGGTAAAAARLVERLGGVVAGFDFLIELEFLKGRKVLHGYDVSTLIRFP
- a CDS encoding dTDP-glucose 4,6-dehydratase; translation: MRVLVTGGAGFIGSHFARYLLNKYPDYRVTVLDALTYAGNLSNIADLMGDPRFAFYHGDVREPVVVRNLVRNHDWVVNFAAETHVDRSILSPGSFLQTDVYGAYVLLEACREFGGKRFLQVSTDEVYGEVLEGFAGEDAPLRPRSPYSASKASADLLAQAYFHTYGLDVLVTRGSNTYGPNQYPEKMIPLFITNALEDRPLPLYGDGSQIRDWIYVEDHCAGIDTVLHQGKAGEVYNIGAGNLLKNRSVAEKILEVLGKPLSLIQSVADRPGHDRRYAVDTSRLRALGWSPRWEFEQGLQQTVEWYCTYTDWWQEIKRRKEYQQFTTQWYTQRSGATLPQE
- a CDS encoding xanthine/uracil permease produces the protein MATTYPPSSASRSILNRLFALDERGSTVQREVIAGLATFMTMAYIIFVNPLVLKTAGMPVEAVAAATCIAAAIPTLLMGLWANYPFALASGMGLNAALAMHATQPGMDWQTMMGVIVVEGAIVTVLVLTRVREQVMQAIPMNLKRAIGVGIGIFIAFLGLQHAGWVLKGAGSVYLTHGVFTTKGTLVSTMGVLLMMLLLAFRVRGAILLGILGTAAVAWVADVLTPGSTRLTTLPERWLAMPDFSTFGQANVVGALQPALVGVIFAFLITDFFDTMGTVIGIGGQAGFLDERGNLPRLNRVLLTDSLAAVWGGLCGASSVTTYIESAAGISEGGRTGLTAVVVGVLFLLSLLFAPLVGAVPSVATAPALIIVGYLMMSVVREMDFQTPEHGIPAFLTMLLIPLTQSISFGIGVGFISHVVVMLLRGRGREVSPWMYGIALLFAISFVWGA
- a CDS encoding UDP-N-acetyl-D-glucosamine dehydrogenase — protein: MQQLQQRIQSRTAKVGVIGLGYVGLPMAVGAAVAGYPVIGFDIDRRKIDAIAAGERYIEDVEPDEWKIAIESGRLIATADFVRLRECDVVLVCVPTPINRAKEPDMSAVEAATDSIARALRAEQLIIVESTTYPGTTVELVKPRLEATGLRAGIDFALVFSPERIDPGNKRFKLRQVPKVVGGLTEQCTQLAIEFYSAFIDQLVPVSSPTAAEMTKIYENVFRSVNIALVNELALLCNRMGLNVWEVIEAASTKPYGFMTFYPGPGLGGHCIPVDPYYLAWKARHYDFHVKFVELSATINDSMPYYVCSRVNDALNSHFKSVNGSDILILGVTYKRDVADLRESPALKIIEILHQRGAKVSYHDPYIPTLHVQDHVDLHLQSETLTPERLQQADCVVVVADHSSYDWAVIAENAKLVVDTRNALKAFSASHIWKL
- a CDS encoding LacI family transcriptional regulator — its product is MRVTIKDIANRLNLSTATVSKVLSGRESAFISEATRQKVLETAREMGYRPNRVARALVTGKTDIISLWAETLAPYHTEVVNLLMDQMRPYGFELIVTDMVKHPDWRAYCEKFPQWQVDGIIALDSPRCVRAYREANPMVRTPLVSIGAYYVEEGDFVGVDLYSGATEAVQHLLQTGCRRPAYLVCEYGNHVGDARYDGYTFVMQQSGLEPLVIVAEQSSRPSARQRMHEYLDEYPCPDGLFCFNDEMAIGAYRALCERGIRVPDDVAIVGCDGIMDTEYLERPLSTVVQPVAEMCRLGWEFLLRRIENPSVAPQQVLLKAHLVVRDSSRRS